A region of Procambarus clarkii isolate CNS0578487 unplaced genomic scaffold, FALCON_Pclarkii_2.0 HiC_scaffold_113, whole genome shotgun sequence DNA encodes the following proteins:
- the LOC138360507 gene encoding histone H2A-like yields MSGRGKGGKVKGKSKSRSSRAGLQFPVGRIHRLLRKGNYAERVGAGAPVYLAAVMEYLAAEVLELAGNAARDNKKTRIIPRHLQLAIRNDEELNKLLSGVTIAQGGVLPNIQAVLLPKKTEKKEDMGSRFRSRKTNRRDWWTSCQVAASVPCRHINRFGSSGGSIIPP; encoded by the exons atgtcaggacgcggcaagggaggcaaagtgaagggcaagtcaaagtctcgctccagcagggccggacttcagttccccgtgggcagaattcaccgtctgctgcgtaagggcaactacgccgaacgcgtcggtgctggcgctcctgtctacctggcagccgtcatggaatacctcgctgccgaagttctggagctcgccggtaatgccgcacgtgacaacaagaagacccgtatcatcccacgtcacttgcagttggccatccgcaacgacgaagaactcaacaaacttctgtctggcgtaaccattgcacagggaggtgttcttccaaacattcaggcagttcttttgccaaagaagacagagaagaa agaagatatgggatccaggtttcggagccgtaaaaccaaccgtcgtgattggtggacgagttgccaggttgcagcttctgtaccgtgccggcacataaataggttcggctcaagcggcggcagcatcattcccccgtga